One window from the genome of Natronomonas pharaonis DSM 2160 encodes:
- a CDS encoding DEAD/DEAH box helicase — MSSNEPRRHDVLSEDALTDSFPDYTGQVTASEHRSARKADTVPAERVLRPELASRLDNDLYRHQAAGLNALADGENVVATTATSSGKTRIYALQMARNQLASPDATALCLYPMKALTRDQEQTLNDRFSGWDVDTRVEVYDGDTKPERKPSIRTGADTILTNPAGLNVYLPRHGTDSGWSRFYSNLELVVVDEAHQYSGIMGTHVAWILRRLRRLLFYYGADPQFVLTTATIGNPAQHAARLTGEAFTVIDEDGSPRGERDIVLWKPPIDEDAVKKAHDADIDPTEADMEEFRASTGGEAAKVTAHLAVNERQTLQFCTARQGTEIAARKISAAARDHPRDSYIKTRAYHGGLGKRTRRSIETQLKDGSVDAVASTNALELGIDVGGIDATVTSGYPGTRQSFWQQVGRAGRGTSDALSVLVGGADAMDSYILDNPKYLFEDDVENAVVSIDNEQVYADHLCVAARERPLTDDDAGLLGDERRLQEMVAMWQDAGVLEQGVGLDSGVHYTGDSRPESRISMYDTSGRQYIVDCRDGDIDHDPVAKERAARDYHEGALFLHDGQQYEVVEVTHDAPAPRITVEERNTGRYTRTLSQKHISNLRPETSRELGDGYTLWFGRGDVDISYDQYVVHNISTGELESGPHPTGSPPLSLDTELMWVSLPETHLEDTIAGLDVPLLEPTEHAKQDVGITEPDRYTYAGGIHAAEHGIIQLAPLELLIDNSDIGGLSTPAHHDERIPGPVWFVHDGIDGGIGFSRAIYDNFETIAERTYEHLDTCDCQRRRGCPLCIMSEHCGNQNDPLDRVVGRQIIGDVVDRL; from the coding sequence ATGAGCAGCAACGAACCACGGCGCCACGACGTACTCTCCGAAGACGCACTGACGGACTCGTTTCCCGACTACACCGGACAGGTCACCGCGAGCGAGCACCGCTCCGCCCGGAAGGCCGATACCGTCCCCGCAGAGCGCGTTCTCCGGCCGGAACTCGCCAGCCGCCTCGACAACGACCTCTACCGCCATCAGGCGGCGGGCCTCAACGCGCTCGCCGACGGCGAAAACGTCGTCGCCACGACCGCTACGTCCTCCGGCAAGACACGGATATACGCCCTCCAGATGGCGCGCAATCAACTGGCGTCCCCGGATGCCACGGCGCTTTGTCTCTATCCGATGAAGGCGCTCACGCGCGACCAAGAGCAGACGCTCAACGACCGCTTCAGCGGGTGGGATGTGGACACCCGTGTTGAGGTCTACGATGGGGATACGAAGCCGGAGCGGAAACCGAGCATTCGGACCGGGGCCGACACGATACTGACGAATCCTGCCGGGCTGAACGTCTATCTCCCACGACACGGGACCGACTCCGGCTGGTCCCGGTTCTACAGTAATCTCGAACTCGTCGTCGTCGACGAGGCACACCAGTATTCCGGCATCATGGGAACGCATGTCGCCTGGATTCTCCGCCGACTCCGGCGGCTGTTGTTCTACTACGGTGCCGACCCGCAGTTCGTTCTTACGACCGCAACCATCGGCAACCCCGCCCAACACGCCGCCAGACTCACCGGCGAGGCATTCACCGTCATCGACGAGGACGGCTCCCCGCGCGGCGAGCGGGATATCGTCCTCTGGAAGCCGCCCATCGACGAAGACGCCGTCAAAAAAGCCCATGACGCGGATATCGACCCGACCGAGGCGGACATGGAGGAGTTCCGCGCCTCAACCGGCGGTGAGGCCGCCAAGGTTACCGCACATCTCGCTGTCAACGAACGGCAGACGCTCCAGTTTTGTACCGCCCGGCAGGGGACCGAAATCGCCGCCCGAAAAATCAGTGCCGCTGCAAGGGACCACCCACGAGACAGCTACATCAAAACACGCGCCTATCACGGTGGGCTTGGAAAGCGGACCCGCCGAAGCATCGAGACTCAACTCAAAGACGGGAGCGTCGATGCGGTCGCCTCCACCAACGCTCTCGAACTCGGCATCGATGTCGGCGGCATCGACGCGACCGTCACCAGCGGCTACCCGGGGACGCGACAGTCCTTCTGGCAGCAGGTCGGCCGCGCCGGACGCGGAACATCGGATGCCCTCTCCGTGCTGGTCGGCGGCGCAGACGCGATGGACTCTTACATTCTCGACAACCCCAAATATCTGTTCGAGGACGATGTCGAGAACGCCGTCGTCTCCATCGACAACGAGCAGGTCTACGCCGACCACCTCTGTGTCGCCGCCAGAGAACGCCCACTTACTGACGACGATGCCGGTCTCTTGGGCGACGAAAGGCGGCTGCAAGAGATGGTCGCTATGTGGCAGGACGCCGGCGTGCTCGAACAGGGCGTCGGACTCGACAGCGGCGTCCATTACACGGGCGACAGCCGCCCCGAATCCCGGATCTCGATGTACGACACCAGCGGCCGCCAGTATATCGTCGACTGCCGTGACGGCGACATCGACCACGACCCCGTCGCGAAGGAACGCGCCGCTCGTGATTATCACGAGGGAGCGCTCTTTCTGCACGACGGCCAGCAGTACGAGGTTGTCGAGGTCACTCACGACGCCCCGGCACCGCGCATTACTGTCGAAGAGCGAAACACCGGGCGCTACACCCGGACGCTCTCACAGAAACACATCTCAAACCTTCGGCCGGAGACCAGCCGCGAGTTGGGCGACGGCTACACGCTCTGGTTCGGGCGGGGCGACGTTGATATCAGCTACGACCAGTATGTCGTCCACAACATCTCGACCGGCGAACTCGAAAGCGGCCCTCACCCGACCGGTTCACCGCCGCTGTCTCTTGATACCGAGCTCATGTGGGTGTCGCTTCCGGAGACGCACCTCGAAGACACGATTGCAGGACTCGATGTCCCGCTGCTTGAGCCGACCGAACACGCCAAACAGGACGTTGGCATCACAGAACCCGACCGGTACACATACGCGGGTGGTATCCACGCAGCCGAACACGGCATCATCCAATTGGCTCCCTTAGAGCTGCTCATCGACAACAGCGATATCGGTGGGCTCTCGACGCCAGCCCACCACGACGAGCGAATCCCCGGCCCAGTCTGGTTCGTTCACGACGGTATCGACGGCGGTATCGGCTTTTCGCGTGCGATTTACGACAATTTCGAGACTATTGCTGAACGGACCTACGAACACCTCGATACCTGCGACTGTCAGCGGCGACGGGGCTGTCCGCTCTGCATCATGTCCGAGCACTGTGGCAACCAAAACGACCCGCTTGACCGCGTCGTGGGACGGCAGATTATCGGCGATGTCGTCGACCGGCTGTAG
- a CDS encoding ribonuclease H-like domain-containing protein has translation MMPLPPADGTPATILSIPGAVVERYTVRDVVADAIDAIGPDLIVAAPPNQAYVAGPSVTGLADVPVVDPTRLTSRYFVPDAGIAIVATPSPEELPPTPGDIQRDGIGSDSGSGAEHVCLLTNQLALTIDPHRRMTRLDGIDAYLDALPDGWHAGAPVTHLSTGLRAEYRTTHERGGSAYPVYGAGPPASTVGAGIDESERPFIELSLYANGAVDATTHDPSNFGIRGLDDIGRKRAGLLREHGFDSRTAIADAGPHALADLRGVGERTARTVHASATAITAGEVVPRDGGVLPRGDPVFVDIETDGLNGDTVWLIGVLDGGSEDGRYLPFRQRDHNAPAEHIESFISWLAGPAQGRPVVAWNGRRFDFPIIARQLEQHAPEWTDEWQRRYQFDPLYYASSKNNAALPARSNRLEPVATALGWEPTTTGIDGAAVAAAYNAWRRTADSQDGYQPDWERLEAYCEDDVRALATVYEALQDASRYAPDTGGEPPQSRTTQGSLSDFS, from the coding sequence ATGATGCCCCTCCCGCCAGCGGACGGCACGCCGGCGACGATTCTCTCCATTCCGGGCGCTGTTGTCGAGCGATACACCGTCCGGGATGTCGTTGCCGATGCCATCGACGCCATCGGCCCTGACCTCATCGTCGCTGCCCCGCCTAATCAGGCGTACGTTGCGGGACCGTCGGTGACAGGGCTCGCCGATGTCCCCGTTGTCGACCCAACCCGGTTGACCAGCCGCTACTTCGTACCGGATGCCGGCATTGCCATCGTCGCGACTCCCTCACCGGAGGAGCTTCCGCCTACGCCGGGGGATATCCAACGTGACGGTATCGGCTCCGATTCCGGAAGCGGAGCCGAACACGTGTGCCTACTCACGAACCAGCTTGCCCTGACAATCGACCCACACCGCCGGATGACACGGCTCGATGGAATCGATGCGTACCTCGACGCGCTGCCCGACGGCTGGCACGCTGGGGCGCCCGTCACGCATCTCTCAACCGGGCTCCGTGCCGAATACCGGACCACCCACGAGCGTGGCGGCAGCGCCTATCCGGTCTACGGTGCTGGCCCGCCGGCCAGCACCGTCGGCGCCGGTATCGACGAGAGCGAACGACCGTTCATCGAGCTGTCGCTGTACGCCAACGGCGCTGTCGATGCGACGACACACGACCCCTCAAATTTCGGCATCCGTGGCCTCGACGACATCGGCCGGAAGCGGGCAGGACTACTCAGAGAGCACGGCTTTGATTCACGAACCGCCATCGCTGATGCGGGGCCACACGCGCTCGCTGACCTCCGTGGCGTCGGTGAACGAACCGCCCGTACCGTCCACGCCTCCGCGACTGCCATCACGGCCGGCGAAGTCGTCCCGCGTGATGGCGGTGTGCTTCCCCGCGGCGACCCGGTCTTTGTCGACATCGAGACCGACGGTCTCAACGGGGATACTGTATGGCTCATCGGCGTCCTCGACGGCGGCAGCGAGGACGGCCGGTATCTTCCGTTCCGGCAACGGGACCACAACGCCCCAGCGGAGCATATCGAGTCGTTCATCTCGTGGCTCGCCGGCCCCGCACAGGGGCGGCCCGTTGTCGCGTGGAACGGCCGCCGTTTCGATTTCCCGATTATCGCCCGCCAACTTGAGCAGCATGCCCCTGAATGGACCGACGAGTGGCAGCGTCGGTACCAGTTCGACCCGCTCTACTATGCCAGCAGCAAGAACAACGCCGCCCTCCCGGCACGAAGCAACCGTCTCGAACCGGTTGCGACCGCACTCGGCTGGGAGCCCACCACGACGGGTATCGACGGCGCAGCAGTCGCCGCAGCGTACAACGCGTGGCGGCGGACGGCCGACAGCCAAGACGGGTACCAGCCCGATTGGGAGCGGCTCGAAGCCTACTGTGAGGACGACGTTCGGGCGCTGGCGACTGTCTACGAGGCGCTCCAAGATGCCAGCCGGTACGCTCCGGACACCGGCGGCGAGCCACCGCAGTCCCGAACCACGCAGGGGTCGCTTTCGGATTTCTCATAA
- a CDS encoding oxidoreductase translates to MASTWTADRMPDCTGTTVLITGANSGLGFEATKALAANGATVIMACRSTDRGEQAAAEIQDATAVGEAALDVRQCDLASLASVEAVAEDIAENYDALDVLCNNAGVMALPRQETDDGFEKQLGVNHLGHFALTGRLLDLLVESDGESRVVTHSSGAHEFGELDFDDLQREQSYGRWDAYGQSKLANLLFAYELQRRLTAADITDTISVACHPGYAATNLQYRGPKEDGSTLRMAMMKVANAVVGQSAQRGALPLLYASVAAGVGGGEYYGPGGLLNMRGAPERQSSNEASYDKRDARRLWEESESLTGVTYSF, encoded by the coding sequence ATGGCATCCACGTGGACCGCTGACCGAATGCCCGACTGCACCGGCACGACCGTGCTCATCACGGGCGCAAACAGCGGCCTCGGCTTCGAGGCGACGAAGGCGCTTGCGGCCAACGGCGCGACCGTAATCATGGCCTGCCGGAGCACGGACCGCGGCGAGCAGGCCGCCGCCGAGATTCAGGACGCCACCGCTGTCGGCGAAGCAGCGCTGGATGTCCGACAATGCGACCTCGCGTCGCTTGCTTCGGTCGAGGCCGTCGCCGAGGATATCGCCGAGAATTACGACGCCCTCGATGTGCTCTGCAACAACGCCGGCGTGATGGCGCTTCCGCGGCAGGAAACCGACGATGGCTTCGAGAAACAGCTCGGCGTGAACCATCTGGGCCACTTCGCGCTGACCGGACGGCTGCTTGATTTGCTCGTCGAAAGCGACGGCGAAAGCCGGGTTGTCACCCACTCAAGCGGCGCCCACGAGTTCGGCGAACTCGATTTCGATGACCTGCAGCGCGAGCAGTCCTACGGGCGGTGGGACGCCTACGGACAAAGCAAGCTGGCAAACCTCCTCTTTGCCTACGAGTTACAGCGCCGGCTCACGGCGGCCGATATCACCGACACGATTAGCGTCGCCTGCCACCCTGGGTATGCGGCGACAAACCTCCAGTACCGCGGCCCGAAAGAGGATGGCTCGACGCTCCGCATGGCGATGATGAAAGTCGCTAATGCGGTCGTCGGCCAATCGGCACAACGGGGCGCGCTGCCGCTGTTGTACGCGTCGGTCGCTGCCGGTGTAGGAGGCGGTGAGTACTACGGTCCGGGCGGGCTGTTGAACATGCGCGGTGCGCCGGAACGGCAGTCATCGAACGAGGCATCGTACGACAAGCGGGATGCGAGGCGGCTCTGGGAGGAAAGCGAGTCGCTGACAGGCGTAACCTACAGCTTCTGA
- a CDS encoding cupin domain-containing protein has product MTHVSATDLLDELDDKQGNAVEVLDEDSLTVEIARHTAGEATPKNPHTEDELYYVVSGSGKIRVGDDVHSVESGDTVFVEQGLEHDFFDIGEDLVTLIVFADSSNPTSYSMRE; this is encoded by the coding sequence ATGACCCACGTATCAGCGACTGACCTGCTTGACGAACTCGATGACAAACAGGGCAACGCGGTTGAGGTACTGGATGAAGACTCACTGACCGTCGAGATCGCCCGCCACACGGCCGGTGAGGCGACCCCGAAGAACCCACACACGGAGGACGAACTCTATTACGTGGTTTCGGGGTCCGGAAAGATACGAGTCGGCGATGATGTCCATTCGGTCGAGTCGGGCGATACGGTGTTCGTCGAGCAGGGCCTCGAACACGATTTCTTCGACATTGGGGAAGATTTGGTGACGCTCATCGTCTTTGCCGACTCGTCGAACCCGACATCGTACTCCATGCGGGAGTAA
- a CDS encoding FAD/NAD(P)-binding protein has translation MTDTSMPDEQAVTIVGSGVHGVHLAIRLLSDDVVSRDRLCLVDPSGLLASFRRKSRACGMASLRSPFVHQLDADPFSLRDFAQKHGREDELVASEDGADRPTTELFFDHADRLCEQHGLESLRVDAAVTGLSDHGAHVRVETTAGSFSSAWCVLAVGYGGSYSMPAWADGLPSSAPVAHVWDGCFEPSAVGDSERLGIIGSGVTGVQLAASLACPERDVVVFARSPFRTQRREAGTDWMHFSDALEALHSYPPASRGRERVVADARYDGSVPPYAMARFRRAVDRGWITVEATEVVDATAAGGTVVVTCRDGRADWFDRLICATGFGTPYEGTLLSRLRNETSLATGYLGAPALDDDSLRWRRADGTRSRVAVSGAAAQQVLGPFARNIVGARQAGNILADVIETEPAAPPTIRG, from the coding sequence ATGACGGATACATCCATGCCGGATGAGCAGGCAGTGACGATTGTCGGCAGCGGTGTCCATGGTGTCCACCTCGCTATCCGGCTGTTGTCAGACGATGTGGTTTCTCGCGACCGGCTGTGTCTCGTCGACCCGTCGGGGCTTCTCGCGTCGTTCCGGCGCAAGTCGCGGGCCTGTGGGATGGCGTCGCTCCGGTCGCCGTTTGTTCATCAGTTGGACGCCGACCCGTTCTCGCTTCGGGATTTTGCTCAAAAACACGGACGGGAAGACGAACTCGTCGCGAGTGAAGATGGAGCCGATAGACCGACGACAGAACTCTTCTTCGACCACGCTGACCGGCTATGCGAACAGCACGGCCTCGAATCCCTCCGCGTCGACGCGGCGGTGACCGGCCTCTCAGACCATGGGGCACACGTTCGGGTTGAGACGACCGCCGGGTCGTTCTCCAGCGCCTGGTGTGTCCTTGCGGTCGGATACGGCGGTTCGTACAGCATGCCGGCGTGGGCCGATGGGCTCCCGTCGTCAGCCCCGGTTGCGCACGTTTGGGACGGATGCTTCGAACCCAGCGCGGTCGGGGACAGCGAACGACTGGGTATTATCGGCAGCGGCGTGACAGGTGTTCAGCTGGCCGCTTCGCTCGCGTGTCCGGAGCGAGATGTCGTGGTCTTTGCCCGCAGCCCGTTCCGGACCCAACGTCGCGAGGCCGGCACCGATTGGATGCACTTTTCCGATGCGCTCGAAGCGCTGCACTCCTATCCCCCGGCTTCTAGGGGACGCGAGCGAGTCGTCGCAGACGCACGGTACGACGGGAGCGTCCCGCCGTATGCGATGGCTCGCTTCCGGCGGGCGGTCGACCGCGGCTGGATAACCGTCGAAGCGACCGAGGTCGTCGATGCGACTGCAGCCGGCGGCACCGTTGTCGTCACCTGCCGGGACGGACGCGCCGACTGGTTCGACCGGCTCATCTGTGCGACCGGGTTCGGCACCCCCTACGAGGGAACGCTTTTGTCCCGGCTCAGGAACGAAACATCGCTTGCGACCGGATATCTGGGTGCGCCGGCACTTGACGACGACAGTCTCCGGTGGCGACGAGCGGACGGGACTCGCTCGCGCGTCGCTGTCTCGGGAGCGGCCGCACAGCAGGTTCTTGGACCGTTCGCCCGCAACATCGTCGGCGCTCGTCAGGCGGGTAATATCCTCGCAGATGTCATCGAAACAGAGCCAGCAGCGCCGCCAACAATCCGTGGTTAG
- a CDS encoding SUI1 family translation initiation factor, producing MTDDDSMEDLLAELDSHSDLSKAGQALRIRTEKRQYGKAVTIIEGFDTTATDVQSLASDLKSELATGGTSASDSIELQGDHTGRLPSLLEERGFEIVD from the coding sequence GTGACAGACGACGACTCAATGGAAGACCTCCTTGCGGAACTCGACAGCCACAGCGACCTCTCGAAAGCAGGACAAGCGCTCCGCATCCGGACCGAAAAGCGACAGTACGGCAAGGCGGTCACTATCATCGAGGGGTTCGACACCACTGCTACTGATGTCCAGTCGCTGGCCTCCGACCTCAAATCGGAACTCGCGACCGGCGGCACTTCGGCGTCTGACAGCATCGAACTGCAGGGCGACCACACTGGCCGGCTCCCGTCGCTTCTCGAAGAGCGTGGCTTCGAAATTGTCGACTAG
- a CDS encoding YgaP family membrane protein — protein MSTETNVGGRDRLFRAALAVVLSVVALRLFTAGKRKTASVAVVGAVGFGFNAVACFCGLNELLGIDTAD, from the coding sequence ATGTCGACCGAAACAAACGTCGGTGGTCGGGACCGACTCTTCAGAGCTGCACTTGCAGTCGTCCTTTCAGTCGTTGCATTGCGGCTGTTCACCGCCGGAAAGCGGAAGACGGCCTCCGTTGCCGTCGTCGGCGCGGTCGGCTTCGGATTCAACGCTGTGGCCTGCTTTTGTGGGCTCAACGAGCTGTTGGGAATCGACACAGCAGACTAG
- a CDS encoding ABC transporter substrate-binding protein — translation MAGCLGGGNDDTELSKTVALDSRPADGDWSMYGGLTPYYTPTHETLTASSHDFYDIEPWLATEWEAVDDLIWEFTLRTDATFHDGTALTADLVAQSFSALLAERPLGWAKVTEDSFEAVDDHTLRVETVERFGALAGTMSHPLFGIQHPGDRDDPIGTGPYEVAELDPDGAVRMVAADDYWGDEPSLEALTFEGIVDPMTRSSNLQAGDVDAAFELPREHYEMLSRDDSIEIRTQEEPRTGLGMMNLYQSPTDDADLRRALNYAVDQQLIVENILHGIGTPAKGPYAPSIPWSAHNELPEYGPDLDRARTLVDESGYDGDELEIHLGSDNPHERLIASHMQERFEEIGVSTSIRQFESGSFYEVEQKRDSNITLIELGSINGAADYLVYLQFHSEGGDNRELYETEGTGLYNLGGEVDSLIENGDRALDADRKHEAYREVQRRVMDAAVLIPVYYKEYVFGQRAETAGPETHAVPHMTRWTEFRPDE, via the coding sequence ATGGCAGGGTGCCTCGGAGGTGGTAACGACGACACCGAGCTATCGAAGACCGTTGCGCTCGACAGTAGGCCTGCGGATGGCGATTGGTCGATGTATGGCGGGCTCACACCGTACTACACGCCGACCCACGAGACGCTAACCGCGTCGTCACACGATTTCTACGACATCGAACCGTGGCTTGCGACGGAGTGGGAGGCCGTCGACGACCTGATCTGGGAGTTTACGCTGCGGACGGATGCGACATTCCACGATGGAACTGCTCTCACTGCCGACCTCGTTGCACAGTCGTTTTCGGCCCTACTTGCGGAGCGGCCGCTGGGCTGGGCAAAGGTAACCGAAGACAGCTTCGAAGCGGTCGATGACCACACACTACGGGTCGAAACCGTCGAACGCTTCGGCGCGCTGGCGGGAACGATGAGTCATCCCCTGTTCGGTATCCAACATCCCGGGGACAGAGACGACCCTATCGGAACTGGCCCCTACGAAGTGGCCGAACTCGACCCCGACGGTGCCGTACGGATGGTCGCCGCTGACGACTACTGGGGCGATGAACCGTCGCTCGAAGCGCTCACGTTCGAGGGCATCGTCGATCCGATGACCCGCTCGTCGAACTTGCAGGCGGGCGATGTCGATGCTGCATTCGAACTCCCCAGAGAGCACTACGAGATGCTCAGCAGGGACGATAGCATCGAGATTCGTACACAGGAAGAACCCCGAACCGGTCTGGGAATGATGAACCTCTACCAGTCGCCGACTGATGATGCGGACCTTCGGCGAGCACTCAATTACGCGGTCGACCAACAATTGATCGTCGAAAACATTCTCCACGGCATCGGCACGCCGGCGAAAGGGCCGTACGCGCCGTCGATTCCGTGGTCGGCTCATAATGAACTCCCTGAGTACGGACCCGACCTCGACCGTGCGCGTACACTCGTCGACGAGTCAGGCTACGACGGCGACGAACTCGAAATCCATCTGGGAAGCGACAACCCACATGAGCGGCTGATCGCTTCACACATGCAGGAGCGGTTCGAGGAAATCGGCGTCTCGACATCTATCAGACAGTTCGAGAGTGGATCGTTCTACGAGGTCGAACAGAAACGCGATTCCAACATCACACTCATCGAACTCGGGTCGATAAACGGGGCTGCAGACTACCTTGTCTATCTTCAGTTCCACTCGGAGGGCGGAGACAACCGTGAGCTCTACGAGACGGAGGGGACCGGGCTTTACAATCTCGGTGGTGAGGTCGATTCCCTGATCGAGAACGGCGACCGTGCGCTCGATGCGGACCGAAAGCACGAAGCCTACCGTGAGGTACAGCGGCGCGTCATGGACGCCGCAGTCCTTATTCCGGTCTACTACAAGGAGTACGTTTTCGGGCAGCGGGCCGAAACCGCCGGGCCCGAAACACACGCTGTTCCACATATGACTCGCTGGACGGAGTTTCGGCCCGACGAGTGA
- the nikB gene encoding nickel ABC transporter permease, whose amino-acid sequence MTGRYAARRLGTALVTLFFISVLTYALIFIAPGDPAEASLRAQLGEQPTQEQIEIFRVEHGLDEPFHVQYASWVADLLQGDLGESYYHERSVAELIGDRLPTTLALAAGGMGVALLVSVPTGVASAVRPNGYIDHASQLFALVGVAMPNFWLGYLLIFLFAITLGLVPVSGTGGLRSLMLPSITLGTGLAAVQTRLLRSALLDVLDHEFVDASRARGLGERVVVYKHALRNALVPVITVVGLQLGMAINGAVIVEVVFQRPGLGALLVEAVFDRDYPVVQGVTLLAGATFIVVNVATDVVYRRLDPRISIGGAGV is encoded by the coding sequence ATGACAGGACGGTATGCAGCACGACGACTGGGCACCGCATTGGTGACGTTGTTCTTCATCTCAGTGCTCACATACGCGCTCATTTTTATTGCACCGGGGGACCCAGCAGAGGCCTCGCTACGAGCGCAGCTGGGAGAACAGCCGACCCAAGAGCAAATCGAGATTTTCCGGGTCGAACACGGCCTCGATGAGCCGTTTCACGTTCAATACGCCTCTTGGGTAGCGGATCTGCTTCAGGGAGACCTCGGTGAGTCGTATTACCATGAACGCTCCGTTGCGGAGCTAATCGGCGACCGATTGCCCACGACGCTTGCGCTCGCCGCGGGCGGGATGGGTGTCGCGCTTCTCGTTTCGGTCCCAACCGGTGTCGCAAGCGCGGTGCGTCCAAACGGGTACATCGACCACGCGAGCCAACTGTTTGCGCTGGTCGGGGTCGCAATGCCGAACTTCTGGCTCGGCTATCTCCTTATTTTCCTGTTTGCGATTACGCTCGGACTCGTCCCCGTCTCGGGCACCGGCGGGCTTCGTTCGCTTATGTTACCGTCCATTACGCTTGGAACCGGGCTTGCAGCGGTACAGACGCGACTCCTCCGAAGCGCCTTGCTGGACGTTTTAGACCATGAGTTCGTCGATGCAAGCCGTGCGAGGGGGCTTGGCGAACGGGTTGTCGTCTACAAGCACGCGCTGCGAAACGCTCTGGTGCCTGTCATCACCGTCGTCGGCCTCCAGTTGGGGATGGCAATAAACGGGGCTGTCATCGTTGAGGTCGTCTTCCAGCGACCGGGGCTCGGAGCACTGCTTGTTGAGGCGGTTTTTGACCGTGACTATCCGGTCGTCCAAGGCGTGACACTACTGGCCGGTGCCACGTTTATCGTCGTCAACGTCGCAACCGACGTTGTTTACCGACGGCTTGACCCGCGTATTTCAATCGGAGGTGCCGGTGTATGA
- the nikC gene encoding nickel transporter permease — protein sequence MSSATTGDHNGTVGAGAPLSRRLRLALRDTQTAVGATIVGILAIVAIVGPFVVPHDPVAQDLTRPLQGPSLAHPFGTDPLGRDMLARIVYGARLSLAIAFAVTLVRLVVGILVGVVAGYVGGWVDESLMRLVDLLFAFPGIVLALVIAGIAGPSLRNVMLALAVVGWGTYARVVRSSVLSAREREYVAASRLAGTGHGRVVADHVLPNVLGPVIVLATLDTGKVVLATAGLSFLGLGAQPPTPEWGTMIATGRDYLQTASWLVNIPGLAIAATVFGFTLLGDGLRDALDPTGATEQGCDG from the coding sequence ATGAGTTCGGCCACCACGGGCGACCACAACGGGACAGTAGGTGCCGGAGCGCCGCTGTCGCGGCGGCTTCGGCTGGCGCTTCGGGACACCCAGACGGCCGTTGGGGCCACTATCGTTGGCATCCTCGCCATCGTCGCGATTGTTGGCCCGTTTGTCGTTCCACATGACCCGGTCGCACAGGACCTCACACGGCCGCTACAGGGACCGTCGCTTGCACACCCGTTCGGCACCGACCCGTTGGGCCGGGACATGCTGGCCCGTATCGTCTACGGTGCGCGACTCTCGCTTGCTATCGCGTTCGCTGTGACGCTCGTTCGACTCGTTGTTGGCATACTGGTCGGCGTTGTCGCTGGCTATGTCGGCGGCTGGGTCGACGAGTCACTGATGCGGCTTGTTGACCTGCTGTTTGCCTTTCCCGGTATTGTTCTGGCGCTGGTCATCGCCGGTATCGCTGGCCCAAGCCTTCGTAATGTGATGCTCGCGCTCGCAGTCGTCGGCTGGGGAACATACGCCCGCGTCGTCCGATCGAGCGTGTTGTCAGCCCGCGAACGCGAATACGTCGCAGCGTCGCGGCTCGCCGGGACCGGCCACGGACGGGTCGTAGCGGACCACGTGCTGCCAAACGTTTTAGGGCCAGTAATCGTTCTCGCAACGCTCGATACCGGAAAAGTCGTTCTCGCCACTGCGGGGCTTTCCTTCCTTGGATTGGGCGCACAGCCGCCGACACCGGAATGGGGGACGATGATCGCTACTGGGCGGGACTACCTCCAGACCGCCTCATGGCTCGTCAATATTCCTGGGCTCGCCATCGCGGCTACCGTATTCGGGTTCACGCTGCTTGGCGACGGCCTCCGGGACGCCCTCGACCCGACCGGCGCGACTGAGCAGGGGTGTGACGGATGA